The following are encoded together in the Oscarella lobularis chromosome 10, ooOscLobu1.1, whole genome shotgun sequence genome:
- the LOC136192123 gene encoding arrestin domain-containing protein 3-like yields the protein MTTKIRAFVLSFSDGQEVFYSGQTVSGKCLLSIDAPLKARGVRLAIKGEAHVFWTKLKSRRKESSVGVDRGENYTEQYSSREVYFNLRTTLWGKGEKDRKGDNPVLPAGEHIMPFAFQLPSSGLPSSFEGEHGHIRYWLEATVDRPWTNDYKTKRAFTVHDVIDVNLDQMVVPIEANDERTLCCFCCKSGPLYVEARLDRCGYCPGEAIAISTCVRNFTNREMRGTRARIVQTAEYFAQGSRHKSMREVALTQGVPIQSGLTDEWHNRLMTVPAIPPTTLQCRIIRITYIVEISVVVPNGVDVTLELPITIGTVPFRRSHPPRTRGGGGGGHHHNHHHQQRRHGGGGGGDSQPPTYAEAMGNTVTIGEPNERYVIGDLRYTPLYAYVHDYHFHPSPPSASSSSSTSSSAQAGGGGSYQQARAPNERTRLIQDASGGGSGGGHTS from the exons atgacgacgaagattcgTGCGTtcgttctttcgttttctgatGGGCAAGAGGTTTTCTATTCGGGCCAGACGGTGTCCGGAAAGTGCCTTTTGTCAATCGACGCGCCGCTGAAAGCACGCGGGGTGCGACTCGCTATCAAAGGCGAAGCGCACGTCTTCTGGACGAAATTGAAGTCGAGGAGGAAGGAAAGCAGCGTCGGCGTGGACAGAGGGGAGAACTACACTGAACAGTACAGCAGTCGTGAAGTGTATTTCAATCTTAGAACGACTCTCTGGGGAAAGG GCGAAAAGGATCGTAAAGGAGACAATCCCGTTCTTCCTGCCGGAGAACACATCATGCCATTTGCCTTTCAACTTCCTTCATCTGGATTACCCTCTTCATTTGAAGGAGAACACGGTCACATTCGCTATTGGCTTGAAGCGACAGTCGATCGACCGTGGACAAACGATTACAAGACGAAACGCGCCTTTACCgttcatgacgtcattgacgtGAATCTGGATCAAATGGTCGTTCCCATTGAAGCAAATGACGAGAGAACTCTGTGTTGTTTCTGCTGCAAATCGGGACCTCTTTACGTTGAAGCGAGACTCGATCGATGTGGGTACTGTCCAGGAGAAGCAATTGCAATTTCAACGTGCGTTCGCAATTTCACCAATCGAGAAATGAGAGGAACTCGCGCAAGAATTGTGCAAACTGCCGAATATTTTGCTCAGGGTTCACGTCATAAGTCAATGCGAGAAGTGGCTCTCACACAGGGCGTACCCATTCAATCAGGTCTAACAGATGAATGGCATAATCGACTTATGACTGTCCCCGCAATACCGCCGACAACGCTACAATGTCGAATTATTAGAATTACCTATATTGTTGAG ATTTCTGTTGTTGTCCCAAATGGAGTGGACGTCACTCTTGAACTGCCTATTACCATTGGCACTGTGCCATTTCGTCGCTCTCACCCGCCGCGCactcgcggcggcggcggcggcggtcacCACCACaaccaccaccaccagcagcgtcgtcatggcggcggcggcggcggcgattcccAGCCACCGACATATGCTGAAGCAATGGGCAACACTGTGACAATTGGAGAGCCCAATGAACGCTATGTAATTGGAGATCTTCGATACACGCCTCTCTATGCCTACGTTCACGATTATCACTTTCATCCGTCGCCGCCCTcagcgtcatcgtcgtcatcaacgtcgtcatcagcACAG gcgggaggaggaggaagctATCAGCAGGCAAGAGCGCCAAATGAGCGTACGCGCTTGATTCAAGATgctagcggcggcggcagcggcggcggtcacACTTCTTAG
- the LOC136192122 gene encoding uncharacterized protein isoform X1 — translation MRKSANSKSMDSIRFGTDSSHLLDSRDIFYTNLFLLGFNPEEMTKKWSIPFDKDMFALPNKKGMEAIVHALFHFLDPQLTKEIFRDCWPPFDKKREQTFRKKATDWFNSLDKTRENEVSLPRIVPSLLMTPGGNRFYTFLAYFSNYVVNHVTSKLCVGSRLQMMPPRFPRLSGDNSHLTYQMEKAMGCHVAKSKKEFLETLHSHTASQHKWMAFASQLTTDFRKLTKQRQILEQRLGKLRSVREERAIKGGGGESSFLPRHSIDFQIDETLSKTRKVKLAKLRRDWKELEAFYSNSKQERDVIQSILNGEANRHCLKGKNISLQIPDLLLPACQEELQQGRLDNPYRGGKLDVVSLVKIFNVGLKKLIVKLKTDPLPDFGRCQETFAEHVHAHHGHVTSVQTINAALAKTIIQLKESCRRCHVAQSPLTSPSSSWASSPPFKSLGLLSGTPGVPPPPRFDVVSSEAALSHKRPLKKTLESVSTPLAVEQLTHSVVQAQRQRQQKHSTRRRQQPSNIPKPRQRLAAAAAPAAPAAPAAPKKTKKSSSLNDEKASSFAAAAATAPPPVKTMKRKTARGGGRRGDHVASISADGNDDGEGGYFHLVDQIAKHVVLASGNDDDDDDDDDSLNVLQQQPLSHALMSPIAALSQEAFQSKKELMRTPMMVKEEGSSSASAQTTLESSYLVPTTSKAGKVDDGEETAVLLPPSAFQASSPPSSLRQLVNNDDDDDDDTSFISYGSAAAVEATLKQQEQEQEHRPLTPPSPQSMMSSSVLAPHDLSESLHSPILNGDEVSFLEKETSAGTWLNEGAFDESFVLADAKNSSSSSSSPLKEVDADDDDEEALSISS, via the exons atgcgcaaaaGCGCCAACTCGAAATCCATGgattcgattcgtttcggCACCGATTCGAGCCATCTTCTCGATTCGAGAGACATTTTCTACACgaatctctttcttctcggcTTCAACCCTGAAgaaatgacgaagaaatggagCATTCCGTTCGACAA GGATATGTTTGCTCTTCCTAATAAAAAAGGCATGGAAGCGATTGTTCATGCGCTCTTTCACTTTCTCGACCCCCAATTGACGAAAGAAATCTTCCG AGACTGCTGGCCTCCCTTTGATAAAAAACGAGAGCAGACTTTTCGCAAGAAAGCAACCGATTGGTTCAATTCTCTCGATAAAACG agagaaaacgaagtttctcttcctcgcaTTGTTCCCTCACTTCTCATGACTCCTGGTGGAAATCGTTTCTATACGTTTCTCGCTTATTTTTCAAACTACGTTGTCAaccacgtgacgtcaaaattgtGTGTTGGGAGTCGACTCCAAATGATGCCGCCTCGCTTTCCTCGTCTTTCTGGGGATAATTCTCATTTGACTTATCAAATGGAGAAAGCAATGGGATGTCACGTGGCAAAGAGCAAGAAAGA GTTTTTGGAGACGCTTCACTCTCACACTGCTTCTCAACACAAGTGGATGGCTTTTGCTAG TCAGCTGACAACGGATTTTCGCAAACTGACTAAGCAACGCCAGATTCTTGAGCAACGACTTGGCAAGCTAAGATCagtgagagaagaaagagcaatcaaaggaggaggaggagaaag ctcttttcttcctcgtcaTTCAATTGATTTTCAGATTGATGAAACGCTAAGCAAGACACGAAAAGTAAAGTTAGCCAAG TTGAGACGTGATTGGAAAGAATTGGAGGCGTTCtattcaaattcaaaacaGGAG CGAGACGTGATTCAATCTATATTGAATGGAGAGGCAAATCGACATTGTTTGAAAGGAAAGaatatttctcttcag ATACCTGACCTATTGCTTCCCGCTTGCCAAGAAGAGCTACAGCAA gGAAGACTTGATAATCCGTACAGAGGCGGGAAACTGGATGTAGTCag CCTTGTCAAGATTTTTAATGTGggattgaagaaattgattgtCAAGTTGAAAACCG ATCCTTTGCCTGATTTTGGAAGATGTCAAGAGACATTTGCTGAACACGTACATGCTCATcacggtcacgtgacaaGCGTTCAAACAATCAA tGCTGCTCTTGCCAAGACGATTATCCAACTAAAGGAAtcgtgtcgtcgttgtcacgTGGCACAATCACCCCTAACCTCcccatcatcatcatgggcatcttctcctcctttcaAA AGTCTTGGTTTGCTATCCGGGACGCCTGGTgttccgcctccgcctcgATTTGACGTTGTCTCCTCAGAAGCGGCTCTATCACATAAAAGACctttgaagaagacgcttGAAAGCG TATCTACTCCTTTGGCTGTGGAACAACTTACGCATTCCGTTGTTCAAGCTCAAAGACAACGGCAGCAGAAACAttccactcgtcgtcgacagcAACCGTCCAATATTCCCAAACCTCGACAGCGCCTCGCAGCGGCCGCGGCACCGGCGGCACCGGCGGCACCGGCGGCaccaaagaaaacaaagaagtcgtcgtctttaaATGATGAAAAAGCATCatctttcgccgccgccgccgccaccgcgccgccgccagtGAAGACGATGAAACGGAAGACGGctcgaggaggaggaagaagaggtgACCACGTGGCTTCAATATCAGCTGATGGCAACGACGATGGCGAGGGCGGTTATTTTCATCTCGTTGACCAA ATTGCTAAACACGTGGTGTTAGCTTCCGggaatgatgatgatgatgatgatgacgatgattcGTTGAACGTTCTCCAGCAG caGCCGTTGAGTCATGCTCTTATGAGTCCAATAGCCGCTTTGA GCCAAGAGGCTTTTCAATCAAAGAAGGAGCTCATGAGAACACCAATGATggtgaaagaagaaggctcCTCCTCGGCCAGCGCACAAACAACGCTGGAATCATCATACCTTGTtccaacgacgtcgaaagcaGGAAAAGTGGACGATGGGGAGGAGACGGCAGTTTTGCTTCCTCCTAGCGCCTTTCAAGCGTCGAGTCCGCCCTCATCTCTACGACAACTCGTgaataatgatgatgatgatgatgatgatactTCCTTCATTTCTTATGGATCAGCAGCAGCGGTGGAGGCTACATTGAAACAGCAAGAGCAAGAGCAAGAGCACCGTCCTCTCACTCCACCCTCACCTCAATCCATGATGTCTAGTAGCGTGCTTGCTCCTCACGATCTGTCTGAATCTCTTCATAGTCCCATTCTTAACGGAGATGAAGTTTCCTTTTTGGAAAAGGAAACTAGTGCCG GAACTTGGCTAAATGAGGGAGCCTTTGATGAAAGCTTCGTATTGG CTGACGCGAagaattcttcttcttcttcttcttctccgctcAAGGAAGTTGatgcagacgacgacgatgaagaagctctttcaatttcttcttaa
- the LOC136192122 gene encoding HAUS augmin-like complex subunit 6 isoform X2, with the protein MRKSANSKSMDSIRFGTDSSHLLDSRDIFYTNLFLLGFNPEEMTKKWSIPFDKDMFALPNKKGMEAIVHALFHFLDPQLTKEIFRDCWPPFDKKREQTFRKKATDWFNSLDKTRENEVSLPRIVPSLLMTPGGNRFYTFLAYFSNYVVNHVTSKLCVGSRLQMMPPRFPRLSGDNSHLTYQMEKAMGCHVAKSKKEFLETLHSHTASQHKWMAFASQLTTDFRKLTKQRQILEQRLGKLRSVREERAIKGGGGESSFLPRHSIDFQIDETLSKTRKVKLAKLRRDWKELEAFYSNSKQERDVIQSILNGEANRHCLKGKNISLQIPDLLLPACQEELQQGRLDNPYRGGKLDVVSLVKIFNVGLKKLIVKLKTDPLPDFGRCQETFAEHVHAHHGHVTSVQTINAALAKTIIQLKESCRRCHVAQSPLTSPSSSWASSPPFKSLGLLSGTPGVPPPPRFDVVSSEAALSHKRPLKKTLESVSTPLAVEQLTHSVVQAQRQRQQKHSTRRRQQPSNIPKPRQRLAAAAAPAAPAAPAAPKKTKKSSSLNDEKASSFAAAAATAPPPVKTMKRKTARGGGRRGDHVASISADGNDDGEGGYFHLVDQIAKHVVLASGNDDDDDDDDDSLNVLQQPLSHALMSPIAALSQEAFQSKKELMRTPMMVKEEGSSSASAQTTLESSYLVPTTSKAGKVDDGEETAVLLPPSAFQASSPPSSLRQLVNNDDDDDDDTSFISYGSAAAVEATLKQQEQEQEHRPLTPPSPQSMMSSSVLAPHDLSESLHSPILNGDEVSFLEKETSAGTWLNEGAFDESFVLADAKNSSSSSSSPLKEVDADDDDEEALSISS; encoded by the exons atgcgcaaaaGCGCCAACTCGAAATCCATGgattcgattcgtttcggCACCGATTCGAGCCATCTTCTCGATTCGAGAGACATTTTCTACACgaatctctttcttctcggcTTCAACCCTGAAgaaatgacgaagaaatggagCATTCCGTTCGACAA GGATATGTTTGCTCTTCCTAATAAAAAAGGCATGGAAGCGATTGTTCATGCGCTCTTTCACTTTCTCGACCCCCAATTGACGAAAGAAATCTTCCG AGACTGCTGGCCTCCCTTTGATAAAAAACGAGAGCAGACTTTTCGCAAGAAAGCAACCGATTGGTTCAATTCTCTCGATAAAACG agagaaaacgaagtttctcttcctcgcaTTGTTCCCTCACTTCTCATGACTCCTGGTGGAAATCGTTTCTATACGTTTCTCGCTTATTTTTCAAACTACGTTGTCAaccacgtgacgtcaaaattgtGTGTTGGGAGTCGACTCCAAATGATGCCGCCTCGCTTTCCTCGTCTTTCTGGGGATAATTCTCATTTGACTTATCAAATGGAGAAAGCAATGGGATGTCACGTGGCAAAGAGCAAGAAAGA GTTTTTGGAGACGCTTCACTCTCACACTGCTTCTCAACACAAGTGGATGGCTTTTGCTAG TCAGCTGACAACGGATTTTCGCAAACTGACTAAGCAACGCCAGATTCTTGAGCAACGACTTGGCAAGCTAAGATCagtgagagaagaaagagcaatcaaaggaggaggaggagaaag ctcttttcttcctcgtcaTTCAATTGATTTTCAGATTGATGAAACGCTAAGCAAGACACGAAAAGTAAAGTTAGCCAAG TTGAGACGTGATTGGAAAGAATTGGAGGCGTTCtattcaaattcaaaacaGGAG CGAGACGTGATTCAATCTATATTGAATGGAGAGGCAAATCGACATTGTTTGAAAGGAAAGaatatttctcttcag ATACCTGACCTATTGCTTCCCGCTTGCCAAGAAGAGCTACAGCAA gGAAGACTTGATAATCCGTACAGAGGCGGGAAACTGGATGTAGTCag CCTTGTCAAGATTTTTAATGTGggattgaagaaattgattgtCAAGTTGAAAACCG ATCCTTTGCCTGATTTTGGAAGATGTCAAGAGACATTTGCTGAACACGTACATGCTCATcacggtcacgtgacaaGCGTTCAAACAATCAA tGCTGCTCTTGCCAAGACGATTATCCAACTAAAGGAAtcgtgtcgtcgttgtcacgTGGCACAATCACCCCTAACCTCcccatcatcatcatgggcatcttctcctcctttcaAA AGTCTTGGTTTGCTATCCGGGACGCCTGGTgttccgcctccgcctcgATTTGACGTTGTCTCCTCAGAAGCGGCTCTATCACATAAAAGACctttgaagaagacgcttGAAAGCG TATCTACTCCTTTGGCTGTGGAACAACTTACGCATTCCGTTGTTCAAGCTCAAAGACAACGGCAGCAGAAACAttccactcgtcgtcgacagcAACCGTCCAATATTCCCAAACCTCGACAGCGCCTCGCAGCGGCCGCGGCACCGGCGGCACCGGCGGCACCGGCGGCaccaaagaaaacaaagaagtcgtcgtctttaaATGATGAAAAAGCATCatctttcgccgccgccgccgccaccgcgccgccgccagtGAAGACGATGAAACGGAAGACGGctcgaggaggaggaagaagaggtgACCACGTGGCTTCAATATCAGCTGATGGCAACGACGATGGCGAGGGCGGTTATTTTCATCTCGTTGACCAA ATTGCTAAACACGTGGTGTTAGCTTCCGggaatgatgatgatgatgatgatgacgatgattcGTTGAACGTTCTCCAGCAG CCGTTGAGTCATGCTCTTATGAGTCCAATAGCCGCTTTGA GCCAAGAGGCTTTTCAATCAAAGAAGGAGCTCATGAGAACACCAATGATggtgaaagaagaaggctcCTCCTCGGCCAGCGCACAAACAACGCTGGAATCATCATACCTTGTtccaacgacgtcgaaagcaGGAAAAGTGGACGATGGGGAGGAGACGGCAGTTTTGCTTCCTCCTAGCGCCTTTCAAGCGTCGAGTCCGCCCTCATCTCTACGACAACTCGTgaataatgatgatgatgatgatgatgatactTCCTTCATTTCTTATGGATCAGCAGCAGCGGTGGAGGCTACATTGAAACAGCAAGAGCAAGAGCAAGAGCACCGTCCTCTCACTCCACCCTCACCTCAATCCATGATGTCTAGTAGCGTGCTTGCTCCTCACGATCTGTCTGAATCTCTTCATAGTCCCATTCTTAACGGAGATGAAGTTTCCTTTTTGGAAAAGGAAACTAGTGCCG GAACTTGGCTAAATGAGGGAGCCTTTGATGAAAGCTTCGTATTGG CTGACGCGAagaattcttcttcttcttcttcttctccgctcAAGGAAGTTGatgcagacgacgacgatgaagaagctctttcaatttcttcttaa